The DNA sequence AGTCTGGCAGGCAGCTCGATGGTGGGTCATCATCTGGGCAGGGCTGCTAGGTGCTCAAGGGTGCTTGCCCGTCGCTACGGTATATCTCAGCCGAGTTGTAGTTGATCGGTTAGTGATTGTATTGGGTCAGGGCACAGATTGGCAATCGATACAGCACCTGTTGCTGCCTATGGGGTTCATGGCAGTAGTGCTGATCGTCACAGAACTGCTGCGAGGGCTGAGTACTTGGGTGCGGACGGTGCTGGGGGAGCTAGTGCGCGATCAAATTACCAGCCTTGTTCACCAACAATCTGCTGCCATCGACTTTGCCTTTTATGAATCGCCTGACTATTACGATCGCCTCTACCGTGTTCGCAGTGACGCTAGCTTTCGGCCCTTGATGCTACTGGAACAGGTAGGTGACCTGCTGCAAAGTGGGATCACACTGATAGCTATGGTCGGTGTGTTGCTGCCCTTTGGCCTCTGGTTGCCTATAGCTCTGCTGGTGAGCGCACTGCCATCGCTCTACACTGTGCTGCACTACAACCAACGTCAACACCGCTGGTGGTTACAGCGTACTCCTGAGGAGCGTCGTGCCTTTTACTACGACTGGCTGCTCACAGAAGGAGAAACGGCAGCGGAAATGCGCCTATTTGACGTGAGTCATCACTTCCAAGCGTTGTACCGATCGCTGCGACATCGGATCCGTAAAGAGCGATTGACCATTGCCCAGCAGCAAAGCATGGCCGAATTTGCCGCTAGTCTAGCAGCACTAGTGGTCACCGGGGTTGCGATCGCCTGGATAGGCTGGCAGGCCCTACAGGGGCAACGAACCCTAGGGGACTTAGCCCTGTTTTATCAAGCCTTTAACCAGGGGCAGGGGGTGATGCGGTCAGTATTACAAAGT is a window from the Cyanobacteriota bacterium genome containing:
- a CDS encoding ABC transporter ATP-binding protein, with the translated sequence MLKIYQHVHRGLRQVPYLGRSLHLVWQAARWWVIIWAGLLGAQGCLPVATVYLSRVVVDRLVIVLGQGTDWQSIQHLLLPMGFMAVVLIVTELLRGLSTWVRTVLGELVRDQITSLVHQQSAAIDFAFYESPDYYDRLYRVRSDASFRPLMLLEQVGDLLQSGITLIAMVGVLLPFGLWLPIALLVSALPSLYTVLHYNQRQHRWWLQRTPEERRAFYYDWLLTEGETAAEMRLFDVSHHFQALYRSLRHRIRKERLTIAQQQSMAEFAASLAALVVTGVAIAWIGWQALQGQRTLGDLALFYQAFNQGQGVMRSVLQS